The segment AAGATTTGTCTCCATAAACCTTTCTTTGCCACTGATATATAACAGAGGAGACAGTTGGTGTGTGCGAGTTTTTTCCGAGAGCAACACAGCCCCTCTTCTCGCTTCATTCCAGTCAATCCAACAGAGGAAACTTTTAATCTGGAAAAAGTCCTGAGGTGAATCTCCTCTCCAGTGAGCGTCCTTGCTGATTTATCTGGTATTTCTCACTTGCTTGTAGcgcaaaaagaaatattttgcgcaGAGATTGTGGAAGTTGTGGATATTTTCTCCGTTTGGAATGAATTTGGAAAGGCTATAGTCAGCAAGCAGGAAATAACAATTGGTCGTGTCTCTTTGTTTTATGGAGCGTGGGCGAGGCTCAGAAAGGTGGTGCGGACTGCAAGGGGTTTTCTCTCGAGAGACTTGCTCTCTCGCACTTATCAGCAAGAAAGTGTCGGCCAACTTTGGCCTCAAAGCAATCATTTTTACTCTCCCTCAACAACACCAGAGATTTGTTGTgattgccgcgcgcgccgcagCACACCTATTGTTGAAAacgattttcttgttttcatcGTGCTACTTTTTGCTCTGAGGGATAcgactgaaataaaaagattctGACTTAAAGACaagatacaaaaaaatggCAGAACGAATTTCAGAGTGGCTGGCatataaagtttattttgtaGACAAAGACACCAGCAGAATTTATTTGgcgtacaaaattaaatccaacaAATGCAGGATTGCCACCTATATTTCTTAACCTATCCGAAGTATTCGCGCTTAGCAATTTCCTTTCTTCTCTGATGGCTCGTTGCGAGAGTTCTTCGCCTACAATTTACCTCTCAACTCAGGCTTCAAAGGGCGCGCGATAGCCGAAAAATAATGATGATATCAAATCGAGGGATCGTTGCTCAGCAGCCGAGGCACAAACGGCCCACTCTCGCAGCAATCCACCTATTATGGCCTGgtcggaataaattaattaagccgAAATAAACATTCCCCGGCGGTGAGatacataataattttctgggaATAGCAGCAGCATCCGCGCAGACCCGGGCAGTAATTTATCAGGCTAATTTTTGTGAGTAAATCTTGCTGGAATCTCGGGCAGTAAATTACTTTcgagggaaatattttatataaaacaagACAGGCGCAGCATGCTGACTCTGTgttctgccgccgccgccgctctatCTCGGGGATTAATCAAGGTATATAAATATCAAGTTAGTTAGCACACACggcggagagaaagagagagaaataatgtTGTGGCTTATGTTGCGAACATATTTTATTCGTGCGCGCCTCGGTCATATATTTCTAAGTTTAACAACTGTTGATAGCTCGCCATAAAGCAgctttgagaaatatttttctcctcttttcTTGTCTAATATTATACACGCATGTAACACACACGCAGCTTCGTCGGCCTTTTTCCTTTTACTCTCCATGAAAAAGAGATTTACGACTCTTTTTACGAGTGGCGGTCCCATCAATTGCTTTAAGAAAATGAGCCCCCCTTCTGGCTCTCTAATTTATGTGTTTTTGCTTGCCCTCTGCAGCGCGCAGCACACACAGTCAGCCTGTCTGTTTTATTTAAGTTATTCTCTTCACTTTATAACCCAACAACATTTAAATCATCAATCTCACAGCagataagaattaaaaagatatCTCTCGGCGCtgctgcccgcccgcccttCGCTTTAAGCCCATTCTTCTTTCCGCTCGGCTTTTATCGTGAAAGGCTCCTTTTCTACATCAAATAAACTAGGCTTTTTATTAGCCGCCCggctaatttatttccaaatgagTCGCCGCGCAGGCGAAATTTTCCCTGCAGCCCCGCCATTTCCTGCTGTCTCTTCTTGGAAAGTGTTCAAATCAGATTTGAGCAAAGGAGAGACGGCAAATTCCATCAAATATTTGCCCGACGCCGTCCTCTCAATTTTAGGCCGGAATGAAGCCATGCACTTGACTCCAAAAAGGCGGTTTTACGGCTCATGAGTCGCACACGAATAAAATGTAAGACAATGTGTTAATAAAGCAAGAGACATCTCTTTTCCATCTCTGTCTGCCTCGCGCATGCACTTAGCATAATGTCCCGGcaggccggccggcaggccgaGCGGCGTCCTCCTTTGCCTTCATTACAGCGCGGCTTATAGTTTTCAAAAGCCACCACACCAACTGCGAGTAAAATTTACGAGACAGCCGACTTAGCACATAAAGTGTAACTAATATGTGCCATCCGTTCCAACCTTTTATCTTTGAAAAGCCCTTTTCAACTTAACTTGTTCTCGGTGCcgaagttttggtcaattaagTTCATGCGAAAatacatgaattttaattgtcgGCCATAAATGTCATCGATGGCGCTGCGCTGTCAGACTTATGACATCCTGAATGAGCATCCCCAATTTGTCAGCAGCGACCAAGTGTACTTTATTGCaatcgtaaatttaaatacaatgcaTAATTTCGTTCCATTTTCAAGCAGCGATCCTTATCTTGATAGTGAGCTGgattaaaatgtgttcaagTGCACgaaagcagttttttttaattaagatgtTATGCATCTAAATTAGCCTGAAAAAAGCGGCGTGCAATAAATCTGCCagaaagcctggaaaatgtcAACTGAAACTAAATTCTTTTCGCATAGCTCACGCGAGTTATTACACAACGAAAttcgtgttatttttttacgagAATTATAATTGCCCAAACAGCCATGTTGCAATGTTAATTTAATGACACCTGCTGCATGCAGGTGATTAAAAAacgaaacaattattaaacttGCATAAATTAGGGCTTGTCTACGTGACGTTGCAAATAAAGAGCTCTAATTAAGGCGATGTGTGTGCTCGCGGTTCTCATCATCGGGGTCACActctcattatttattcagcattggcaaaaacacatttttatctgCAATCAAACCCCGCGCAGGGGGGCCCTGCGAGGCCCCTAATCCTCATAtcgaaggaaaattaaaacgcagacGAGCCTTTGACTGTGGCTGGGCGGCGCGTTCGCCGGCGGTGCACGCGCAGCCGCGGCCGCGGGTGCCATAGCAGCCCAGCACCAGCATTAACCGGCAGGCAATCTGCTGGATTGAATGGGAGGAGCGCCGCTGCTCTCAACGGGCAATTTTTTCCGCAAATCAAAACGACGAGTTTGAGGGAGGAGCATAATCGGCAACAGCAGCAAATGGTAAAACGCTCCTCTAAAAGCAAGAATGCAGGCTGTCGTCTGGATCATTCGATTCCCCCCCTGTACCGTCTGTGGCAAAAAACACACCCCGaccaagaggaaaaaatgggAATAGTTCACTGACCTAAACCAACAAAAGACCGGAAGCGCATTCATCCCCAGCAATAGCAACGCGCTCTTTCCCGCACCGCACTAAAgcatattttgttatttatcaCGATGCGCTGCCTCTgccgctgattttttttttttttgaaacccCGTTGAAAAGGAACGCGTCAGTCTCCCGATGCACGAGCAGCAGTAAACACCTACAAATACTGCTCCTCTccagtttgtgtgtgtgtgtgtgactaTCTCAAGACGCTCGACTCAAAAAAAGTTGGTACGTTCTTTTATCATATTCtatttgttttttgctcttcatTTCTTTGCCAACGACAAAATCCGAAAACTACACCAGATATAGGCTAATTTTCCTGAGCTTCCAATTGTCAAAAACAATTCCTTATCGCatcgataataataattccagtGTGTCAAAAGCACACTTTTTAGCTCCTTCCATAGCACTGCTGCGTGGAGTATAGTGTTTAAATCCACACTCGGCATGacaataaatatgtaattaaTTCGCTAACAAGGCGCTTTCAAGCGACATTATTTCGTTTTCGAATATCATAACAACGACATGAGAGACGTGTCTCGAGAAATTAATCATGCACGAGCAGGGAGCTTTGCTCCACATTTTTGAACAAGAGAAGTCACGCACGTTAAAAGCATCTCTGCCGGTTGAAATTGGAGAATTGCATAGTCGCTCTCTACAAAGTGCGGTGCGGGAAACCCAATTAAAGTGCGAGCGCTATTAATCTTTGTCGGTGGCATCTTTCATCCATACCTTTTGAGATGGACTTGTGCACATcatcataaaataaacactgcTGCTCTGTTAAGATTTGCCAAATGAGAGCGTGCTTGCgcgtctctcgctctctccatattatacatatatatatatacgcacagtgcaaacaaacaacacgcgcgcactaattgtaagtgcaTGCCATCAGTCAGCATCAAGTCTGTAAAGGCAAAAGCCGCGCCGAAAGACACTCAGCCCGAAATGCTGAAAGCCGGCTTTCCAAATTTGATGCTGCTGTAtggcaaacattttttttgtgttgcaggcggaaaattgaaatggcaAAGCAACGCGGATGGTCTAATATAGCAGGTCACTTTTTACAACGCGCAGGGCACCTTAACGAGCATCTGTGACGCGCCGCGACTgttgacattatttttatcagccACCCTGCATGCACGAGCAGCAGGAGAGCGTGGACAATTCGACTTAATTGATGGGGCCACCTTCCACATTTGGCTGCGATGCCAAAACAgacttaattttctaaatggaAAGCACGTTCCGCGTTTAAACGGATCTGGCCCTGCTTTTGAATATAATATGCACGCTTTCCGCGCAGGAGTTATggctttttttattgtaattgcAGTGGTTGCGCGGGCTGCATAAGTTGCCACGCAGCTGCAACAACTTTACTGTTCGATGGATGCGATGGGAGTGGGCGCATCTCGCGTAACGTGCGCTGCATTTCAGATCACCGTTTATATTCGTCAATTTCCGGGGCGTTTAAAAAGACATTTGGGAAAAAGGCCCGCACACCGATGTCGGCggaatgttaatatttttattcgcgcCGCGCAGAATCAAGCTGCCGATTGGGCGCGCAcacaatttttgtatgaatgaaataaattttttacttcaaatatttcaaattttaattttttaaactttgaatccaattttttatatttaccaagcgtaataaaattctcttttaatttcgatAAACGATACacttatttttaagttatatAGCGATAGCAATTGCAATCgtctttttctaaattaaaagtatttttctggGGCGCGCGCGGCGTCTGTATTTGCCGCGCCTGGCATTACGTTTCACGAGAATAgaggctgccgcgcgcgcgtgcagccGTTGCTTTTGCTAGTATTGTTGCGCCTTGTCTCCACTATTTCCTAATAACTAGTTTGcataacctgtatcgccaggtggcagtacaaaggtgtgcgacaagcatTGCACCCTTACTTCACCTTAAGCCTCGCTCGACAGCATAGTCGCAACtcaatattctctctctctctctccggctaggatgatATTTGGTGCGAGAAAAATCCATATAAACTATTTAACATCAGACCCGCACTACGGGGtaagttttattaattgttattatttgaatgggatatttttattgttatcatcatacatatttattgtaaatgtgatttttttgattatttatgtaaCTTCACAGTCTTGATTACTAATACTTCAACCACGAGACACATAATTGCACTGctaaaagacgcatttctgtcacggctccaCGTACCCAcagtatatttaaattccgtCTTTGAGGAGGTTTCTGAGCACCGAGTTAGCGGAATAACTACCCGCTCGCTCGTTAAAttcttctaatttatttttatttacaattggCACGTAATTATAATTCGattattttatgctttcaGATTGCCAGGCTAAAAGCTACGAGAATGGAACTTATGGGACGTTCCGTAGTAGATATGTTCACCAAGAACGTCGGAGCTGCCAAGGTCCTGTTCCATCATGTCAACACTTCCGCGTTGAATGTTCGCAGTCTGCTGGACTTTTGCGTCAGGTCCAACAATCTGGAGTGGGCAGAGTTTGTCTTCCAGTTTAACCGTGAGCAGTTAGTGAGTTCAAACACCCTGTTGCTGGCTGCCAGGTACGCAGACGGAAAGATGTGCAAGTGGTTGTTTAGAAACACCGTCGACGACGGTTCCTGGGACCCTTATTGGAAACATTTAATCTTGCGCTTGGCTGCCAGTAACAAGGAGCACGGACATGAGGTCATCCCCCTCCTTTCTCTCTACAAGTACCACGTGAACGACGTGGGGCTCGATGGGAAAACTCCTCTGACCATCGCCCTGGCCGACCAGAACATCAGGGCGGCAGAGCAGCTGATCAGGATTGGTGCGAGTATTCAATTCAGAGTGGCAGGCTACAATCTGCTGCAGATCTGCGCCATCAACAGCCTGACGGACAGCGTGAAATTCCTGTACGAATTAAACGAGCGAGTTTTGGTCAGGCAATTTTCAACTTACGGGGAAAGCATTCTCATGGTGGCCGCCATGTTCGGGACCAAGGAGATGTGCGAGTGGCTCCACGCCGAGAAGGAACAAGAGAAGGAGGCCGTATGCAACAAGTTCAAGGCGACAGTCACCCACTACGCCGCGTACAACAAGAAACACGGAATTGAGATCATCGACTTCCTTGGTCGCGACATCGTCCTTAAACAGGTGCACCACAAGAACCAATTCGGCGAGACGCCGCTGCACTGCGCCCTCAAGTCGGGAAACACCGCCGTGGCGAGCCATTTGATCAACGAATACAACGCCGACCTGCGCGTGAAAACGCGCAAATTGAATCTGCTTCACTTCTGCGTGATGAATAACCAGCTAGAAAGCGCCAAATTGGTCCACAAACTAAATAGAAACCTGATCAAGATCAGGGGCCAAGGAGGGAAGAACCCTCTGCACGTTGCAGCTGAGCACGCTGACCTGGAACTTTGCCTGTGGCTCGTCGAACAGGGCGTTAACCCGATGCATACGACCTTTCAGGGAGAGACCGTACTTTACCTCGCCAGGGACAATGAAGACGTGCGGACTAATTTCAATAAACTGTTCTCCTTATATTATAagcttaaaaaaatcgaaattccaaaataatgTTCCCGCCagtttttgtataaataaacttgaaaatttctccCATGAAaacacttattttttaatttcaatctctTTGTTCCATCTACATCAAATAACGGAACCTAAATCTGCAAAATTCGCATAATTTCTAggaaacaatattatttttctaattaagtCTTAGAGGGATTAACGCAGTTAAGATAAATTTATcctaaaattaaccaaaaatatcaattttgtaatttttattgtgttttgaaTGTGGGAGTGTACGAGGCAT is part of the Cloeon dipterum chromosome 1, ieCloDipt1.1, whole genome shotgun sequence genome and harbors:
- the LOC135942797 gene encoding putative ankyrin repeat protein RF_0381; this encodes MELMGRSVVDMFTKNVGAAKVLFHHVNTSALNVRSLLDFCVRSNNLEWAEFVFQFNREQLVSSNTLLLAARYADGKMCKWLFRNTVDDGSWDPYWKHLILRLAASNKEHGHEVIPLLSLYKYHVNDVGLDGKTPLTIALADQNIRAAEQLIRIGASIQFRVAGYNLLQICAINSLTDSVKFLYELNERVLVRQFSTYGESILMVAAMFGTKEMCEWLHAEKEQEKEAVCNKFKATVTHYAAYNKKHGIEIIDFLGRDIVLKQVHHKNQFGETPLHCALKSGNTAVASHLINEYNADLRVKTRKLNLLHFCVMNNQLESAKLVHKLNRNLIKIRGQGGKNPLHVAAEHADLELCLWLVEQGVNPMHTTFQGETVLYLARDNEDVRTNFNKLFSLYYKLKKIEIPK